From Caretta caretta isolate rCarCar2 chromosome 14, rCarCar1.hap1, whole genome shotgun sequence, the proteins below share one genomic window:
- the LOC125629579 gene encoding C-type lectin domain family 2 member B isoform X3, whose amino-acid sequence MAEESAEVTSDTSRGANVSMLHGPVAERRRDVDFSLKCIKDKRIPITVTVVITALIITIIALAAKKTPPCPRCPPHVTAACPDGWVGYQGNCYHFSETEGNWSTSQSHCSSLNASLASIDSLMELNFTLRYRGIPYRWIGLQREQGLGQPWKWTNGTIFNNLFLVRGEGQCAYLNENGVSSSRCYSERPFICKQPDECSRRKPSAAGGDTMAKIT is encoded by the exons ATGGCCGAAGAGAGCGCCGAAGTGACAAGCGATACCA GTAGAGGAGCGAATGTCTCAATGCTGCACGGACCAGTGGCAGAAAGGAGAAGAGATGTAG attTCAGCCTAAAATGCATTAAAGATAAACGGATCCCAATTACCGTTACTGTCGTCATCACAGCTTTGATCATCACCATAATTGCGCTGGCGG CCAAGAAGACTCCTCCCTGCCCACGCTGCCCGCCCCACGTCACTGCTGCATGCCCGGACGGCTGGGTTGGATACCAAGGTAACTGTTACCACTTCTCAGAGACTGAAGGGAACTGGAGCACGAGCCAGAGCCACTGCTCTTCCCTCAACGCCTCCCTGGCTTCGATTGATTCCCTGATGGAGCTG AATTTCACGCTGCGCTATAGGGGGATCCCTTACCGCTGGATTGGCCTCCAGAGGGAGCAaggcctgggccagccctggAAGTGGACCAACGGTACCATATTCAACAACCT GTTTCTGGTCAGAGGGGAAGGGCAGTGCGCCTACCTGAACGAAAATGGGGTCAGCAGCTCCCGGTGCTACTCAGAGAGACCTTTCATCTGCAAGCAGCCGGACGAGTGCTCTAGAAGGAAGCCAAGCGCCGCAGGAGGGGACACGATGGCTAAGATCACTTAA
- the LOC125629579 gene encoding C-type lectin domain family 2 member B isoform X1, which yields MDWNSSHGLRCSGIAPLVPEVEEAEPERGGDTAVSVLIVQKMAEESAEVTSDTSRGANVSMLHGPVAERRRDVDFSLKCIKDKRIPITVTVVITALIITIIALAAKKTPPCPRCPPHVTAACPDGWVGYQGNCYHFSETEGNWSTSQSHCSSLNASLASIDSLMELNFTLRYRGIPYRWIGLQREQGLGQPWKWTNGTIFNNLFLVRGEGQCAYLNENGVSSSRCYSERPFICKQPDECSRRKPSAAGGDTMAKIT from the exons atgGACTGGAATAGCTCCCATGGGCTACGCTGTTCCGGGATAGCGCCCCTTGTTCCAGAAGTGGAGGAAGCTGAACCAGAACGAG GTGGAGACACAGCAGTCTCGGTGCTGATTGTCCAGAAAATGGCCGAAGAGAGCGCCGAAGTGACAAGCGATACCA GTAGAGGAGCGAATGTCTCAATGCTGCACGGACCAGTGGCAGAAAGGAGAAGAGATGTAG attTCAGCCTAAAATGCATTAAAGATAAACGGATCCCAATTACCGTTACTGTCGTCATCACAGCTTTGATCATCACCATAATTGCGCTGGCGG CCAAGAAGACTCCTCCCTGCCCACGCTGCCCGCCCCACGTCACTGCTGCATGCCCGGACGGCTGGGTTGGATACCAAGGTAACTGTTACCACTTCTCAGAGACTGAAGGGAACTGGAGCACGAGCCAGAGCCACTGCTCTTCCCTCAACGCCTCCCTGGCTTCGATTGATTCCCTGATGGAGCTG AATTTCACGCTGCGCTATAGGGGGATCCCTTACCGCTGGATTGGCCTCCAGAGGGAGCAaggcctgggccagccctggAAGTGGACCAACGGTACCATATTCAACAACCT GTTTCTGGTCAGAGGGGAAGGGCAGTGCGCCTACCTGAACGAAAATGGGGTCAGCAGCTCCCGGTGCTACTCAGAGAGACCTTTCATCTGCAAGCAGCCGGACGAGTGCTCTAGAAGGAAGCCAAGCGCCGCAGGAGGGGACACGATGGCTAAGATCACTTAA
- the LOC125629579 gene encoding C-type lectin domain family 2 member B isoform X4, with the protein MQISRDQVVELGLEQSGAGRGGDTAVSVLIVQKMAEESAEVTSDTSRGANVSMLHGPVAERRRDVDFSLKCIKDKRIPITVTVVITALIITIIALAAKKTPPCPRCPPHVTAACPDGWVGYQGNCYHFSETEGNWSTSQSHCSSLNASLASIDSLMELNFTLRYRGIPYRWIGLQREQGLGQPWKWTNGTIFNNLFLVRGEGQCAYLNENGVSSSRCYSERPFICKQPDECSRRKPSAAGGDTMAKIT; encoded by the exons atgCAGATCAGCAGAGAccaagtggtggagctggggctggagcagtccggagctgggcgCG GTGGAGACACAGCAGTCTCGGTGCTGATTGTCCAGAAAATGGCCGAAGAGAGCGCCGAAGTGACAAGCGATACCA GTAGAGGAGCGAATGTCTCAATGCTGCACGGACCAGTGGCAGAAAGGAGAAGAGATGTAG attTCAGCCTAAAATGCATTAAAGATAAACGGATCCCAATTACCGTTACTGTCGTCATCACAGCTTTGATCATCACCATAATTGCGCTGGCGG CCAAGAAGACTCCTCCCTGCCCACGCTGCCCGCCCCACGTCACTGCTGCATGCCCGGACGGCTGGGTTGGATACCAAGGTAACTGTTACCACTTCTCAGAGACTGAAGGGAACTGGAGCACGAGCCAGAGCCACTGCTCTTCCCTCAACGCCTCCCTGGCTTCGATTGATTCCCTGATGGAGCTG AATTTCACGCTGCGCTATAGGGGGATCCCTTACCGCTGGATTGGCCTCCAGAGGGAGCAaggcctgggccagccctggAAGTGGACCAACGGTACCATATTCAACAACCT GTTTCTGGTCAGAGGGGAAGGGCAGTGCGCCTACCTGAACGAAAATGGGGTCAGCAGCTCCCGGTGCTACTCAGAGAGACCTTTCATCTGCAAGCAGCCGGACGAGTGCTCTAGAAGGAAGCCAAGCGCCGCAGGAGGGGACACGATGGCTAAGATCACTTAA
- the LOC125629579 gene encoding C-type lectin domain family 2 member B isoform X2, with product MGVAAELSRKEGGDTAVSVLIVQKMAEESAEVTSDTSRGANVSMLHGPVAERRRDVDFSLKCIKDKRIPITVTVVITALIITIIALAAKKTPPCPRCPPHVTAACPDGWVGYQGNCYHFSETEGNWSTSQSHCSSLNASLASIDSLMELNFTLRYRGIPYRWIGLQREQGLGQPWKWTNGTIFNNLFLVRGEGQCAYLNENGVSSSRCYSERPFICKQPDECSRRKPSAAGGDTMAKIT from the exons ATGGGTGTCGCAGCAGAACTGAGTCGAAAGGAAG GTGGAGACACAGCAGTCTCGGTGCTGATTGTCCAGAAAATGGCCGAAGAGAGCGCCGAAGTGACAAGCGATACCA GTAGAGGAGCGAATGTCTCAATGCTGCACGGACCAGTGGCAGAAAGGAGAAGAGATGTAG attTCAGCCTAAAATGCATTAAAGATAAACGGATCCCAATTACCGTTACTGTCGTCATCACAGCTTTGATCATCACCATAATTGCGCTGGCGG CCAAGAAGACTCCTCCCTGCCCACGCTGCCCGCCCCACGTCACTGCTGCATGCCCGGACGGCTGGGTTGGATACCAAGGTAACTGTTACCACTTCTCAGAGACTGAAGGGAACTGGAGCACGAGCCAGAGCCACTGCTCTTCCCTCAACGCCTCCCTGGCTTCGATTGATTCCCTGATGGAGCTG AATTTCACGCTGCGCTATAGGGGGATCCCTTACCGCTGGATTGGCCTCCAGAGGGAGCAaggcctgggccagccctggAAGTGGACCAACGGTACCATATTCAACAACCT GTTTCTGGTCAGAGGGGAAGGGCAGTGCGCCTACCTGAACGAAAATGGGGTCAGCAGCTCCCGGTGCTACTCAGAGAGACCTTTCATCTGCAAGCAGCCGGACGAGTGCTCTAGAAGGAAGCCAAGCGCCGCAGGAGGGGACACGATGGCTAAGATCACTTAA